AGCTCCCGGGTACTCTTGAACAATGTTCGTAGAAACTAAACCGGAAAAATACCCCATCATTGGGAACCCAGTCCATTGCTCCGACATTCCTCCCTTCAAGACGGGAAAATGCACGGGGCGGTTTCCCTCTCTTCCCTCTCTTCCCTCTCTTCCCTCTCTTCCCTCTCTTCCCTCTCTTCCCTCTCTTCCCTCTCTTCCCTCTCTTCCCTCTCTTTTCCCTTCACGGCAACTCCCGCCATCCCGGAAACGGTGCCAACTTTATCAACCGGGCCAAAGTCCAGGAAAAGAGCAGAAACGGCGGGATAATAAGCCACACACAAAGTCAGAGCCAAAGCCCGCACCTGCATGGAATTCCCCTATTCCGGAATGGATCACGGAAGCAAACACTCCTTCCCAAGAAAGCGCTTCCCCCCGCAAATGGAAGTTTGCGGGGGGAAGAATCACCAGGATATCAAATCCCGGATATGACGCTTTTTAAAACGAGGAACAAGAAAACTACCTTCAGGCAGTGGCTTCCGTCGTTGCGGGAGCTTCTTCCGTTTCAGCCGTTTCGCGGGGCAGATCGATGATTTCGATCATGGCCACGAGGGCGGAGTCGGTCATGCGCTGACCAAGCTTGATGATGCGGGTATAACCGCCCTTGCGTTCCGCGCAGAGGGGGGCGATTTCATCAAACAGGCGCTTGACGGCCGTCGTGTTGTGAATGGTGGCGATGGCCTGGCGACGGGAATGCACGTCACCGCGCTTGGCAAGCGTGATGAGCTTTTCCACATAGGGGCGCAGAGCCTTGGCCTTGGCCAGGGTGGTGGTGATCCGCCCATTGAGGATGAGGCTGCATGCCTGGTTGGCGAGCAAAGCCCTGCGATGGGAGGCATTGCGCTGAAGCTTGGAGGTTTTTACACCGTGTCTCATGATGATATTTTTCTATGTGTGTTGGTTTTGTGAGATTTAGTCGTCGTCGTCTTCGATGTTGGCGGCAATCAGGTCCGCCAGGCCCACGGGGCTTTCCTCTTCCAGGCCCAGGCGCGGCTTGGCCTGCGGCACGGGGCCGGTCAGCAGGGAGGGGTCCACCTGAACGCCCAGGGAAAGACCCAGTTCCAGCAGCTTGTCCTTGATCTCGTTGAGGGACTTCTTGCCGAAGTTGCGGTACTTGAGCATTTCGCTTTCGCTCTTCATGGCAAGCTGTCCAACCGTGGTGATGTTGGCGTTGTTGAGGCAGTTGGCGGCGCGTACGGAAAGCTCGATTTCGTTGACGCTCATGTTGAGCAGCTTGCGCAGGCGGGCCGTTTCCTCGTCCTGGACGGCGGAGGGAGCCTCCTCGAAGTTGACCTGGTTGTCGTCGTAGTTGACGAACACGTCCAGATGGTGGCGCAGAATGGCGGAGGCCTGGAGCATGGCGTCAGCCGGGCTGATGCGGCCGTCCGTCCAGACTTCAAGGGTCAGCTTGTCGTAGTCGGTCATCTGGCCTACGCGGGTATTCTGCACGGAATACTTCACACGGGTGACCGGGGAGAAAATGGAGTCAATCGGAATCACGCCGATGGGCATGTCCGGCACCTTGTTTTCGTCGCCGGTGGCAAAGCCGCGGCCGACGCGCACCTGGAATTCGCATTCAAACATGGTGTCCTGGTCCAGGGTGCAGATGATCTGGTCGGGGTTGACGACCTGGTAAGTGGTATCGTCGGCAATATCGGCGGCGGTCACGACGCCCTGCTTGTGCACGCGCAGGGAAAGCAGGCGCGGTTCCTTGCCATGGTGCTTGAACTTGACCTTTTTCAGGTTCAGCACGATTTCCGTGACATCTTCCACCACCCCGGGAAGGGAGGAGAATTCATGCTGGGCGCCGGCGATGCGGACGGAGGTGATGGCAGCCCCTTCAAGGGAGCCCAGAAGAACGCGGCGCAAGGAGTTGCCAAGCGTGTGTCCGTAACCGTTTTCAAACGGTTCCGCCACAAAGGTCAGATGGTTCGGATCGTTCGGATCCTCAATCTTTTCCAGGCGGCTAGGGACTTCAAAGCGGGCCAGCGTGGTAACGGCCGTTTCTTCTGCAGTAGTGGTTTCGTTTTCCGACATAATATAATGTAATGTACCGGGTTTCCCCTCAACACGAACACGGCGGGGCGACCCGCCTGAAGGACCAACGGCATGTTTTGGGAACGCTCGTGCGGGGAGCAATTTAACGATCTGCTTCCAACAATCAACTCTTTTCACGCATGCCGGCAATTTTTCTGTGACTTACCGCGTGTCATCTGGCATAGTGACGGGGCAAACGCACACACAAACCAATGAAGCATCCTGATTTTCTGGACAACAGGGATTTCACGGGGGAAGACAAGAAGCGCCCCTCCACCCTGCACATGGACACCAGCTACAAAGCCCTGGAAGGGGACGTAAAAAGACTTTCGGAAGCCGCCTCCACCCGGCATGACCCCCGCTATTTGCAGGAATATATCAAAACGGGCATCAACATGGCGCAGTCGGACGCTTCCGACCACGATTTCACCGTCCTGATCCGCGCCGGGCGGGAGATGTACCGCGCCAACTGCGTGTTCGCGCCGTACCGCCACATCCGCAAGGTATCCATCTTCGGTTCCGCGCGCATCCGGCACGATGAGCCGGCCTATGAAACGGCGCGGGAATTCGCCCGGGAAGCCAACGAACACGGCTACATGGTCATCACGGGCGGCGGTCCCGGCATCATGCAGGCGGCCAATGAAGGGGCCGGGGAGGAACGCTCCTTCGGCCTGAACATCACGCTGCCCTATGAACAGACCTCCAACCATGTGGTGGCCAACAGCAACAAGCTGATCAACTTTTACTACTTCTTCGTCAGAAAGCTGAACTTCGTGGCGGAAAGCGACGCCATGGTAGCGTTCCCCGGCGGCTTCGGCACCATGGACGAAGTGTTTGAGACCCTCACGCTGATCCAGACCGGGAAAGCCACCATTTACCCCATCGTCCTGCTGGACTCCCCCGGCAAGACCTTCTGGCTGAACTGGCTGGCCTTCATCCGCGTGGAGCTGGTGGACTCGGGACTGATTTCGGAAGACGACCTGCACCTGATCCACGTCACCAAGAATCCGGCGGAAGCCATCGACCACATCGACCGGTTCTACCGCATTTTCCATTCCTACCGCTTTATCGGGGACACGATCGCCATCCGCCTGAACACCCTCATTCCGGCCCAGTGGGTGGAACATCTGGAACGGGACTTTGCGGACCTGATCCTGCCCGGAGGCCGCATGGTCCAGACCGGCCCCCTGCCGGATGAAGCGGACGAACCCCATCTGGACAAACTGCCGCGCATTGCCTTCCCCGTCCGGCGCGGCAATTACGGCAGGCTGCGCCTGCTGATCGACCGCATCAACGAGGCCCCCAGCAGGACCTACACCCCCGCCCCCCATGCCTGAACTGTTTCCGGCATGGCTCATTCCCCTGGTCTTCGGGATGGTCGGGGCCTGCATAGGTTCCTTCCTGAACGTGGTCATTTACCGCGTTCCGCTGGGCATTTCCATCAATGATCCGGCGCGCTCCTTCTGCCCGGAATGTGATGAACCCATTCCCTGGTACCTGAACATTCCGGTCTTCAGCTGGCTGTTCCTGAGGGGGAAATCCGCATGCTGCCGGACACCCATCAGCTTCCGCTACTGGCTGGTGGAACTGCTGACGGCGCTGATCTTCGCGGCCATGGCCTGGAAATACGCGGACGCGTCCCTGGGCGCCGCCGTCCTGCTCTGCGTGTGGAGCGCCCTGGCCATCGTCATCATCTTCATTGACGCGGAACATCTCATCGTTTACCGCTCCCAGGCGCTGGCCGCCGCCGCCGCGGGCGTGGGAGCCTGCTGCTTCTTCCCCTTCCTGCTGCCGGACAAGGAGATCATGACCTGGACGGACGCCTTCCAGGGAGCCGTTCTGGGCGGGGCCGCAGGCTATGCCATCATCAGGCTGGTCATTGAACTGGGCAAGCTGCTCTTCGGTTCATGGAAGGAGCATTTCGACACCCCCGCCGCATGGAGCCTGAAAGAACCGGAATCCGACCGGGAGGAATTGCAGCTGGTGATCAACGGCCAGCTCCACGACTGGTCCATGCTTTTCCACCGGACCGCGGACAGGGCCGTGCTCTCCGGTGGCTCCGCCGTTATTGACGGAGAGGAGCAGCCCCCTGGCGACGTTACCCTGTACCGGGACAGGATAGAACTGGAAAACGGGGATGTTTTTCCGCTGGAAGACGTGGAAAGCGTGGAAGGAACCCTCACG
This genomic stretch from Akkermansia biwaensis harbors:
- the rplQ gene encoding 50S ribosomal protein L17 — its product is MRHGVKTSKLQRNASHRRALLANQACSLILNGRITTTLAKAKALRPYVEKLITLAKRGDVHSRRQAIATIHNTTAVKRLFDEIAPLCAERKGGYTRIIKLGQRMTDSALVAMIEIIDLPRETAETEEAPATTEATA
- a CDS encoding DNA-directed RNA polymerase subunit alpha, which gives rise to MSENETTTAEETAVTTLARFEVPSRLEKIEDPNDPNHLTFVAEPFENGYGHTLGNSLRRVLLGSLEGAAITSVRIAGAQHEFSSLPGVVEDVTEIVLNLKKVKFKHHGKEPRLLSLRVHKQGVVTAADIADDTTYQVVNPDQIICTLDQDTMFECEFQVRVGRGFATGDENKVPDMPIGVIPIDSIFSPVTRVKYSVQNTRVGQMTDYDKLTLEVWTDGRISPADAMLQASAILRHHLDVFVNYDDNQVNFEEAPSAVQDEETARLRKLLNMSVNEIELSVRAANCLNNANITTVGQLAMKSESEMLKYRNFGKKSLNEIKDKLLELGLSLGVQVDPSLLTGPVPQAKPRLGLEEESPVGLADLIAANIEDDDD
- a CDS encoding TIGR00730 family Rossman fold protein yields the protein MKHPDFLDNRDFTGEDKKRPSTLHMDTSYKALEGDVKRLSEAASTRHDPRYLQEYIKTGINMAQSDASDHDFTVLIRAGREMYRANCVFAPYRHIRKVSIFGSARIRHDEPAYETAREFAREANEHGYMVITGGGPGIMQAANEGAGEERSFGLNITLPYEQTSNHVVANSNKLINFYYFFVRKLNFVAESDAMVAFPGGFGTMDEVFETLTLIQTGKATIYPIVLLDSPGKTFWLNWLAFIRVELVDSGLISEDDLHLIHVTKNPAEAIDHIDRFYRIFHSYRFIGDTIAIRLNTLIPAQWVEHLERDFADLILPGGRMVQTGPLPDEADEPHLDKLPRIAFPVRRGNYGRLRLLIDRINEAPSRTYTPAPHA
- a CDS encoding prepilin peptidase, translated to MPELFPAWLIPLVFGMVGACIGSFLNVVIYRVPLGISINDPARSFCPECDEPIPWYLNIPVFSWLFLRGKSACCRTPISFRYWLVELLTALIFAAMAWKYADASLGAAVLLCVWSALAIVIIFIDAEHLIVYRSQALAAAAAGVGACCFFPFLLPDKEIMTWTDAFQGAVLGGAAGYAIIRLVIELGKLLFGSWKEHFDTPAAWSLKEPESDREELQLVINGQLHDWSMLFHRTADRAVLSGGSAVIDGEEQPPGDVTLYRDRIELENGDVFPLEDVESVEGTLTDIHARREAMGSGDAWILMMAGCVGGWQGAVFCLFIGSLLGIAQAVVSRMGFGKNLPFGPALLSAAFIWLLGGDRWWFLYIRFISGE